In Pseudobacteroides sp., the genomic window AGAATATCAAAGATATAAGTGCTCAAGAAATAGTTAAAAAGGGTCTTTGTCATGTTCCTGAAGGAAGGCATGTTTTCTCCGATATGACTGTTCTGGAAAACTTGGAGCTGGGAGCTTATCTAAGAAAAGACAAAAAGAATATAAAGGAAGATATGTTAAAAGTGTATTCCAGGTTCCCAATACTTGAGAAGAGGCTCAAGCAAAATGCAGGTACCTTAAGCGGAGGAGAACAGCAAATGTTGGCTATTGGGAGGGCTTTAATGTCGAAGCCCAAACTTCTTCTAATGGATGAGCCATCTATGGGATTGGCACCTCTTTTGGTAAAAGAGATATTTTCCATTATTGACGATATAAACAAGCAGGGAACCACCATTCTTCTTGTAGAGCAGAATGCTCACATGGCTCTTTCCATAGCTCACAGGGCGTATGTTATTGAGACCGGAGCCATAGTTCTCAAAGGAACTGGGAAAGAATTAGCTCAAAGTGAAGAAATAAAGAAAGCATATTTGGGAGGTTGATTTTATGTATGTAAAGAACAGGATGACTTCCAACCCATATACCATATCCCCTGATGCCACCATAGCTGAAGCCCTGGAACTAATGCGGCATAACGGTGTAAAAAAGCTGCCGGTTGTAAAGAGCGGAGAATTGGTTGGCATTGTTACTGAGCGTGAAATGCTGGAGGTTTCGCCATCCAAGGCTACTACACTGAGTGTTTTCGAGATTAATTATCTTTTGGGAAAAACCAAAGTATCTCAGGTTATGACAAAAGATGTAGTTACAATTACTTCCGACGCACTTTTAGAAGAAGCTGCTCTTCTAATGAGGGATAACAACATAAGTGCCCTTCCTGTTTTAGAGGGAAAAAAGCTTTGCGGCATAATAACTGAAAACGATATATTTAATGCATTTATGGAGTTAATGGGCTTTAGTGACATAGGTAGCAGAATTGCTGTTGAAGCCCAGGATTCTCCAGGTATCCTCGCTGATATCGCCCAGGTTATAAAGGAATATGGAGTTAATATAACCCATATTGCAGTTTATAGGGGTGAGGCGGGCTCCAGTGATGTAGTAATAAGGGTAAACACTCAAAACACCGACGAGATGATTAAAACTCTTGAAAATCACGGATATAAGGTTATCTCCGTTTTAAAAAACAATCCCGATTAATACCTTAGGCAGGATCAAAAAATAACTTCCGCTATAAATTTGGCTCATGTGTTGACTTAGCCTGTCAACACTCGCTCAAAAACGGAAGTAATTTTTTAATCATACGTTAAAATAATGATAAAACTACCCGTTTATTACACTTGGGTAGTTTTATCATTATGAAGAAAGCTAATGATTTTATATTAATCTTATATTATGGTTCTTGTCCCCACATTAAGCTGTTTCCGATCCAGCCGGTTACTTTTGCGGTATCCACATAGTTTGTTGCAGTGCTATTGAAGGAATAGTCATTAGACTGATTAAAGCTCTGGTTCCAATCCTCGTCATATATCCTGCCTTGAATCACAATACTGCTACCCGGGGCAAGTGTTCCAGAATCAACGGTAAAGCCTATATCCAAATAGCGGTCAGCCCCGGAAGATGAGATACTGACAAACGAACT contains:
- a CDS encoding ABC transporter ATP-binding protein encodes the protein MLEIKDLDVFYGVIHALKGVSIQVNEGEIVTLIGANGAGKTTTLRAISGLIKPKNGTILFNGENIKDISAQEIVKKGLCHVPEGRHVFSDMTVLENLELGAYLRKDKKNIKEDMLKVYSRFPILEKRLKQNAGTLSGGEQQMLAIGRALMSKPKLLLMDEPSMGLAPLLVKEIFSIIDDINKQGTTILLVEQNAHMALSIAHRAYVIETGAIVLKGTGKELAQSEEIKKAYLGG
- a CDS encoding CBS and ACT domain-containing protein; translation: MYVKNRMTSNPYTISPDATIAEALELMRHNGVKKLPVVKSGELVGIVTEREMLEVSPSKATTLSVFEINYLLGKTKVSQVMTKDVVTITSDALLEEAALLMRDNNISALPVLEGKKLCGIITENDIFNAFMELMGFSDIGSRIAVEAQDSPGILADIAQVIKEYGVNITHIAVYRGEAGSSDVVIRVNTQNTDEMIKTLENHGYKVISVLKNNPD